One region of Niallia sp. Man26 genomic DNA includes:
- a CDS encoding aspartate/glutamate racemase family protein produces MIGVIRVFTAKDPEVVNSHGNKINSLYGIPVINRCIPDQPQGIHDAATELAAVPKIVALGIEMEEEGAELIVISCAADPGIKELREAVSIPVIGAGSAAALTALAIGKPVGIIGITEKPPIVMEEILGEKLVAYLVPEGVANTTDLMKPEGKEKGRQAVLTLLEQGAETIVFACTGFTTIGLADMLRKDMNIPIIDAVEAEGLISAYIVNSSFNRSGQGGLGVLL; encoded by the coding sequence ATGATTGGAGTTATCCGGGTTTTCACCGCAAAGGATCCTGAAGTAGTTAACAGCCATGGAAATAAAATCAATTCTTTATATGGAATTCCTGTCATAAACAGATGTATTCCAGATCAGCCACAAGGTATTCATGATGCTGCCACAGAATTAGCAGCGGTGCCGAAGATAGTGGCATTAGGAATCGAAATGGAGGAAGAAGGCGCAGAGCTGATTGTAATAAGCTGTGCAGCAGATCCAGGTATAAAGGAGCTGCGTGAGGCTGTTTCGATTCCTGTCATCGGTGCAGGCAGTGCGGCTGCTTTGACTGCACTGGCAATAGGAAAGCCTGTAGGAATCATCGGTATAACAGAGAAGCCTCCGATTGTGATGGAAGAAATCCTCGGTGAAAAGCTAGTAGCCTACTTGGTGCCGGAGGGTGTTGCGAATACAACGGATCTAATGAAACCAGAGGGGAAGGAGAAGGGGAGACAAGCAGTCCTAACCCTGCTGGAGCAGGGAGCAGAAACAATCGTCTTTGCTTGTACTGGCTTCACAACCATTGGTCTTGCAGATATGTTGCGGAAGGATATGAATATTCCGATTATCGATGCAGTAGAGGCGGAGGGCTTAATTTCCGCATATATAGTGAACTCCTCCTTTAATAGAAGTGGTCAAGGTGGATTAGGCGTCCTTCTCTAG
- a CDS encoding PucR family transcriptional regulator, whose translation MNPSGITLEELLMLPVLREASVISGKEGLCRVVQFIDIMEVPDIDGWLREGELLLTTAYSLRDDLSKLPKVVEMLAKANAAALAIKPERYLHEMPQEMIDLSNQHQLPIIQLPPGIPYIDITNAVMEQILNKQASLLRRSEEIYKKLTTLVLENSGIQVVADNVSQMLNAPISLLDKHGNMIVSSNSITSETSANMSYWDITVDKEHVGTFILQKESLDEMEMVCVEQARLVFSLELMRRKTAVDTENRLRGSFMEELIAGIYLPQDEVVTKSRQFGLNPDAMWQVVVFELQGLLEEDAGMLVQLQTSLKELEGLQGIKIYSLFQGNRLVIIQSSSSNSLWRPEHWSKQLEPFTKRYKGLQVGIGGYSLLWDIHLSYQEARNAVKIGRSLNNDQQLHNFDDVELFKLLLDSTEYINFDAVIERKIGKLLSYDRETGSELVKTLFYYLSTNGSLLETGEQLFIHRNSVKYRIDKVKEMSGLKLESFYEKFSCYLCIYFHLFRISR comes from the coding sequence ATGAATCCATCTGGCATTACATTAGAAGAGTTGTTAATGCTTCCAGTTTTAAGGGAAGCAAGTGTAATAAGTGGAAAGGAGGGGCTCTGCCGTGTTGTTCAATTTATCGATATTATGGAAGTGCCTGATATTGACGGTTGGTTAAGGGAAGGAGAACTGCTGTTGACCACAGCTTATTCTTTAAGAGATGATCTCTCAAAGCTGCCAAAGGTTGTCGAAATGCTTGCAAAGGCAAATGCTGCTGCACTTGCTATAAAGCCAGAAAGATATTTACATGAAATGCCGCAGGAAATGATTGATTTAAGCAATCAGCATCAGCTGCCCATCATTCAGCTTCCGCCAGGAATTCCCTATATTGATATTACTAATGCTGTCATGGAACAGATTCTGAACAAGCAGGCTTCATTGCTCAGAAGATCGGAGGAAATTTATAAAAAGCTGACAACATTAGTTTTAGAAAACAGCGGAATCCAAGTGGTTGCCGATAATGTCTCGCAAATGCTGAATGCGCCAATCTCTCTGCTCGACAAGCATGGCAATATGATTGTTTCTTCCAACTCTATTACAAGCGAAACATCTGCAAATATGAGCTACTGGGATATTACAGTAGATAAGGAGCATGTGGGAACATTTATACTTCAAAAAGAATCCCTTGATGAAATGGAAATGGTATGTGTAGAGCAGGCCAGACTTGTGTTCTCATTAGAACTGATGAGAAGAAAAACAGCCGTTGATACTGAAAATAGACTAAGAGGAAGCTTTATGGAGGAGCTTATAGCAGGAATTTACTTACCGCAGGATGAGGTAGTCACAAAAAGCAGACAGTTTGGGCTAAATCCAGATGCTATGTGGCAGGTGGTTGTCTTTGAACTGCAAGGGCTGTTAGAGGAAGATGCAGGCATGCTAGTTCAGCTGCAGACTTCTTTAAAAGAGCTGGAAGGGTTACAAGGTATTAAAATATACAGTCTCTTCCAAGGAAATAGGCTTGTAATAATCCAGTCGAGCAGTTCAAATTCACTTTGGAGGCCTGAGCACTGGTCTAAGCAGCTAGAGCCGTTTACAAAGAGATATAAAGGACTTCAAGTAGGAATAGGTGGCTATTCCTTGCTATGGGATATTCATTTGAGCTACCAAGAGGCAAGAAACGCAGTCAAGATAGGGAGAAGCTTAAATAACGATCAGCAGCTTCATAACTTTGATGATGTGGAGCTATTTAAATTGCTGTTAGACAGCACAGAATATATTAATTTTGATGCTGTCATCGAAAGAAAGATTGGCAAACTATTATCATATGACAGAGAGACGGGCAGTGAGCTTGTGAAGACATTATTTTATTACTTATCAACAAATGGCAGTTTGTTAGAAACAGGTGAACAATTATTTATCCACCGAAACTCTGTCAAATACCGAATAGATAAGGTAAAGGAAATGTCTGGATTAAAACTAGAATCTTTCTATGAAAAGTTTTCATGCTATCTTTGTATATATTTCCATTTATTTCGAATTTCTAGGTGA
- a CDS encoding PTS sugar transporter subunit IIC — protein MNKKTFMDGLYKASAGMSNAVLVTLGLGLLLESIGKALGWDTLTHIGSVAKVLLAPAFGAGIAYQLGGNTLVIFSAMVCSTIGGNALHATESGMVLVTGQPISAVLAAVVATIVGKKIVGKTILDMIAIPAGAILVGGFAGVGLAYVTTPLLEWISAEITSSVQGSPLVASMVISLVWSILLMTPASSAALAIALQMDPVSSAAALIGCTVQFVGFTAMSLRQNDMGGFLAQSIITPKVQFPNIVKNPLLIIPPFVAAVICAPIATLGFGFTATYELAGLGLNSLIAPISILATQGASGFLTYMALGVVLPIAITLPLYYVVLRVGWAKTGDLAMKVQ, from the coding sequence ATGAATAAAAAAACTTTTATGGATGGTTTATATAAAGCATCAGCAGGAATGTCAAATGCCGTGTTGGTTACATTAGGACTTGGCTTGCTGCTTGAATCAATCGGAAAAGCGCTAGGGTGGGATACTCTTACCCACATCGGCTCTGTAGCTAAAGTGCTATTGGCACCTGCCTTCGGGGCGGGAATTGCCTATCAGCTTGGCGGTAATACATTAGTGATTTTTAGCGCGATGGTCTGCAGTACAATTGGAGGGAATGCACTGCATGCCACAGAGTCAGGCATGGTCCTTGTTACAGGGCAGCCAATCAGTGCCGTTCTTGCTGCAGTAGTGGCAACAATTGTTGGTAAAAAAATTGTCGGCAAAACTATTTTGGATATGATTGCTATTCCAGCAGGTGCTATTCTAGTTGGTGGATTTGCGGGTGTTGGCTTGGCTTATGTTACAACACCGCTATTAGAGTGGATCAGTGCTGAAATTACTTCTTCTGTGCAAGGTTCACCATTAGTTGCATCAATGGTTATTTCATTGGTTTGGAGTATTTTGTTAATGACACCGGCTTCGTCGGCAGCCCTGGCAATTGCCTTGCAGATGGATCCAGTTTCAAGTGCTGCTGCACTTATTGGCTGTACCGTTCAATTTGTTGGATTTACGGCAATGTCTCTACGTCAAAACGATATGGGTGGCTTCTTGGCACAGTCGATCATCACACCAAAGGTGCAGTTCCCGAATATTGTGAAAAATCCGTTGCTGATCATTCCGCCATTTGTAGCAGCCGTTATTTGTGCACCAATCGCTACATTAGGCTTTGGCTTTACAGCAACTTATGAATTAGCAGGACTTGGCTTGAATTCTTTAATTGCTCCAATCAGCATTTTGGCAACACAAGGTGCGAGCGGATTCTTAACATATATGGCATTAGGAGTTGTTCTTCCAATAGCCATTACACTGCCTTTATACTATGTTGTTTTAAGAGTCGGCTGGGCAAAAACAGGCGACTTAGCAATGAAGGTACAATAA
- a CDS encoding MFS transporter — translation MKKEISNKKLLGIAGLGWLFDAMDVGMLSFIIAALQVDWGLSVKEMGWIGSINSIGMAVGAFLFGIMADRVGRKNVFIITLLLFSIGSGISAFTTSLWMFLILRFLIGMGLGGELPVASTLVSESVPNEKRGRVVVLLESFWAFGWLIAAVISYFIIPNFDNGWRIALLISVLPAIYALYLRLKLPDSPKYLKVEQTKRLTAWESIKTVWSKDNAKNTAMLWVLWFCVVFSYYGMFLWLPSVMVLKGFSLIKSFEYVLIMTLAQLPGYALAAYLIEKVGRKFVLVVFLIGTAISAYMFGTAESTALLMTSGILLSFFNLGAWGALYAYTPEQYKTNVRGTGAGMAASFGRIGGVLGPLLVPYLVAQNISIAGIFTIFCIAVLVGAAAVFFFGRETKNTDIA, via the coding sequence ATGAAAAAAGAAATATCAAATAAAAAGCTGCTGGGAATAGCAGGCCTCGGCTGGCTGTTCGACGCAATGGATGTCGGTATGTTATCGTTCATCATTGCTGCTCTGCAAGTAGACTGGGGTTTGTCCGTTAAAGAGATGGGATGGATAGGAAGCATTAATTCCATCGGAATGGCAGTAGGTGCATTCTTGTTCGGCATTATGGCAGATAGAGTCGGCAGAAAAAATGTCTTTATTATAACGCTATTACTGTTCTCTATCGGCAGCGGAATATCTGCATTTACAACCTCGCTTTGGATGTTCCTTATCCTGCGGTTCTTAATTGGTATGGGATTGGGAGGAGAGCTCCCTGTGGCATCAACACTTGTCTCAGAAAGTGTGCCTAATGAAAAACGGGGGCGAGTTGTTGTTCTGCTAGAAAGCTTTTGGGCATTTGGCTGGCTGATTGCAGCAGTCATCTCCTATTTTATTATTCCGAACTTTGATAATGGCTGGAGAATTGCACTGTTGATCAGTGTTCTGCCTGCAATTTATGCTTTATATTTAAGGTTGAAGCTGCCTGACTCACCGAAATACTTGAAGGTAGAGCAAACAAAAAGGCTGACAGCTTGGGAAAGCATCAAAACAGTCTGGTCAAAAGATAATGCTAAAAACACAGCAATGCTGTGGGTACTGTGGTTTTGTGTTGTCTTTTCCTATTATGGGATGTTCCTTTGGCTGCCAAGTGTGATGGTGCTTAAAGGCTTCAGCTTAATTAAAAGCTTCGAATATGTTCTGATTATGACATTAGCACAGCTTCCAGGATATGCACTTGCAGCATACTTAATTGAAAAGGTAGGCAGAAAGTTTGTACTCGTTGTGTTCCTAATCGGTACGGCAATCAGTGCTTATATGTTCGGAACAGCAGAAAGCACAGCCTTGCTGATGACTTCTGGAATATTGCTTTCCTTCTTTAATCTTGGAGCATGGGGAGCATTATATGCCTACACACCTGAGCAATATAAGACAAATGTCCGCGGAACAGGAGCGGGAATGGCAGCTTCCTTTGGGCGAATTGGGGGAGTACTCGGCCCATTGCTAGTTCCATATCTTGTAGCACAAAATATTTCAATCGCCGGTATATTTACGATTTTCTGTATTGCAGTCCTTGTAGGAGCAGCAGCTGTATTCTTTTTTGGAAGAGAAACGAAGAATACAGACATTGCTTAG
- a CDS encoding MATE family efflux transporter, which yields MNVTSNKMQEQSLFNISWPLFIELALHMGMGVIATLMLSHYSDNAASGVGVANQLLGIFILVFNVTSIAAMILIGQRLGANQLSQARQFARSAVGLNVWFGVIVAILVLVFGEPLLRLFDIQGEVLNYGLIFIRICGASLFLESLSLALSAVLRSHGFTKESMIVSIMMNVISVIGYAMSIFGLFGLPITGVVGVSWTIVIARAFAVVVLLYIVYRRIALTFKVQDIIKVNKQDVREMLYIGIPSAGENLSYQFSQLVITAIVASLGDASLAARVYITNISMLCYLFTVAIAEGTQLLVARYIGGKQYDRALKRGIKTLRIAMVASLTAAVAMAMIGSPILELFTDDYQIIAIGLPILWAVVFTEPGRAMNIVLMSSLKSAGDVRFPVIIGMVSMWGIAVTLSYTLGITFGLGLLGVWLAQGMDEWFRGIFACKRWLSRPWERVRVKNTAKGHI from the coding sequence TTGAACGTTACATCTAATAAAATGCAGGAACAGTCACTTTTTAACATTTCTTGGCCTCTGTTTATCGAACTTGCATTGCATATGGGGATGGGGGTTATCGCCACACTTATGCTCAGCCATTATTCAGACAATGCAGCTTCAGGGGTCGGAGTGGCTAACCAGTTACTCGGGATATTCATCCTTGTTTTCAACGTCACTTCCATCGCAGCCATGATTTTAATCGGGCAAAGACTAGGAGCTAATCAATTAAGTCAGGCAAGACAATTCGCCAGATCAGCAGTCGGCCTCAACGTCTGGTTCGGAGTGATTGTTGCTATCCTCGTTTTAGTCTTCGGTGAGCCTTTGTTACGATTATTTGATATACAAGGAGAAGTTTTAAATTACGGGCTTATTTTTATCCGCATCTGTGGTGCTTCCCTCTTCTTAGAATCTCTTTCACTTGCACTAAGCGCAGTATTGCGCAGCCACGGTTTTACGAAAGAATCAATGATTGTCAGTATTATGATGAATGTCATCAGTGTTATAGGATATGCAATGAGCATATTTGGATTATTCGGTTTGCCAATTACAGGAGTAGTTGGGGTGTCATGGACGATTGTAATTGCACGTGCATTTGCCGTTGTGGTTTTGCTCTATATCGTTTACCGCAGAATCGCTTTGACATTTAAAGTACAGGATATTATTAAGGTCAATAAACAGGATGTTAGGGAAATGCTCTATATCGGCATTCCTTCCGCAGGTGAAAACTTGTCTTATCAGTTTTCCCAGTTAGTAATTACAGCAATTGTTGCTTCTTTAGGTGATGCTTCCTTGGCAGCAAGAGTGTATATAACCAATATTTCCATGCTTTGTTACTTGTTCACTGTCGCTATTGCAGAAGGAACACAGCTTCTTGTAGCAAGATATATTGGCGGAAAGCAATATGACCGTGCATTGAAACGGGGCATAAAAACATTAAGAATTGCTATGGTAGCATCCCTTACAGCTGCTGTTGCTATGGCAATGATTGGTTCGCCAATATTAGAGCTGTTTACAGATGATTATCAGATCATAGCTATCGGTCTGCCAATCTTATGGGCTGTCGTATTTACCGAGCCGGGAAGAGCTATGAATATTGTACTTATGAGCTCCTTAAAGTCTGCCGGAGACGTTCGTTTCCCTGTCATCATCGGCATGGTCTCTATGTGGGGAATTGCCGTTACGCTAAGCTATACTCTTGGTATAACCTTCGGCTTAGGATTACTCGGCGTTTGGCTTGCCCAAGGTATGGATGAGTGGTTCAGAGGAATCTTCGCCTGCAAACGCTGGCTGTCAAGGCCATGGGAGCGAGTTCGAGTTAAAAACACTGCCAAAGGCCATATTTAA
- a CDS encoding MATE family efflux transporter: protein MTHRYFLSLALPLIFATITVPLLGAVDTAVVGQLPDPAYIGGVAVGTVIFNTIYWLFGFLRVSTSGFASQALGAGDDVQSSMAFFRPVCIALIVGIAIILLQEPIFKLSVAFLGIQGNVKEVSSLYFHIRIWAAPFALMNYAVLGWLLGMEQIKATVLIQLLMNILNIVLAVVLVLFFNFGVAGVAIAALCAEVFAFLLGIILLISSGKMKNSLNRKELLGHLYDREPLQKMMLVNRDLFIRTVCLLAVFNIFTAKGAVYGEEILAANAILIQIHYIMAYFYDGLANAASILTGKAVGQKNSQLYKATVKKSYFWSFAFSAAISLTFLLSKDAVIPLFTVVEEVVAIAKQYDVWLVLFPLASSIGLVFYGIFAGASEAGLVRNSMLGSVAVFLLILFPSTLFWGNHGLWLSFIVFSLFRSILLILYMPALTRRLKFLNREKAA from the coding sequence GTGACACATCGATATTTTTTATCACTGGCATTGCCGTTAATCTTTGCGACGATAACTGTTCCATTGCTTGGTGCTGTTGATACGGCTGTTGTCGGACAGCTGCCAGATCCAGCATATATTGGCGGAGTCGCTGTGGGCACCGTTATTTTTAACACCATTTATTGGCTGTTTGGTTTCCTTAGGGTAAGCACATCAGGATTTGCCTCCCAAGCGTTAGGTGCAGGGGATGATGTGCAAAGCTCGATGGCCTTTTTTCGGCCTGTCTGCATTGCTCTTATTGTCGGTATAGCAATTATCTTACTTCAAGAGCCGATTTTTAAGCTGTCTGTTGCATTTTTAGGAATTCAAGGAAATGTAAAGGAAGTAAGCTCATTATACTTCCATATTAGAATTTGGGCAGCGCCTTTTGCATTAATGAACTACGCTGTTTTAGGCTGGTTATTAGGAATGGAGCAAATTAAAGCAACGGTGCTCATTCAATTACTGATGAACATTCTTAATATCGTTTTGGCAGTTGTACTTGTCCTGTTTTTTAATTTTGGAGTGGCAGGTGTTGCCATTGCCGCATTATGTGCAGAAGTATTTGCGTTCCTATTAGGTATCATACTTTTAATTAGCAGCGGCAAAATGAAGAACAGCCTGAACAGGAAGGAACTGCTTGGTCATCTTTATGACCGGGAGCCATTGCAAAAAATGATGCTAGTTAACCGTGATTTGTTTATCAGAACGGTTTGTCTGCTGGCAGTCTTTAATATATTTACTGCCAAAGGTGCTGTGTATGGTGAAGAAATTTTAGCTGCTAATGCTATCCTCATTCAAATACATTACATAATGGCTTATTTTTATGATGGGCTTGCCAATGCTGCCAGCATTTTGACAGGAAAAGCAGTAGGGCAAAAGAACAGCCAGCTGTATAAGGCAACCGTCAAGAAATCGTATTTCTGGTCATTTGCCTTTTCGGCTGCAATCAGTCTGACATTTTTGCTGAGCAAGGATGCGGTCATCCCGTTATTTACAGTAGTAGAAGAGGTTGTTGCCATTGCAAAGCAGTATGATGTATGGCTTGTGCTTTTCCCCCTTGCCTCAAGCATAGGCTTAGTCTTTTATGGAATTTTTGCAGGTGCCTCAGAAGCTGGGCTGGTTAGAAATAGTATGCTTGGCTCTGTTGCAGTATTTTTACTCATCCTCTTCCCGTCAACGCTCTTCTGGGGTAATCACGGATTATGGCTTTCCTTCATTGTTTTCAGTCTGTTCCGCTCCATCCTTTTAATTCTTTATATGCCAGCTTTAACGAGGAGGCTGAAATTCTTAAACAGGGAAAAGGCTGCCTAG
- a CDS encoding Gfo/Idh/MocA family oxidoreductase, with amino-acid sequence MFKVGIIGLGAIGQRLIKSFTEHPEMEITAVCDPLEELLNSTVAAIGKAKGFTDYKEMLKNADIDLVYVAVPPKFHHQIVTDCVLEQKHILCEKPLANSVEEAESLYKQAADAGIIHAMNFPLNYSSGNATFASYIKEGYIGKLRRLELKMHFPQWPRAWQQNNWVGSREQGGFVLEVGVHWIQQIQKIFGPVQLVHRNVSFPEDENLSENSILAVLELEDGTPVFINGMSQTAGKEVVKFTAYGTEGTLALEDWSELYGAKQGCDFEKLDESTPVSSLMNELVNALHHKEADLPDFYDGYQAQVVLESLRN; translated from the coding sequence ATGTTTAAAGTAGGAATTATCGGTTTAGGAGCAATTGGGCAGCGGCTTATCAAAAGCTTTACAGAGCATCCAGAGATGGAAATTACCGCTGTTTGTGATCCATTAGAGGAGTTGCTAAACAGCACTGTTGCTGCAATTGGAAAGGCAAAAGGCTTTACTGATTATAAAGAAATGCTTAAAAACGCAGATATAGACTTAGTTTATGTCGCAGTTCCGCCTAAATTCCACCATCAAATCGTTACAGATTGTGTGCTTGAGCAAAAGCATATACTTTGCGAAAAACCTTTAGCTAATTCTGTAGAGGAAGCGGAGAGCTTATATAAACAAGCGGCTGATGCGGGCATTATCCATGCAATGAACTTTCCCCTTAATTACAGCTCTGGCAATGCAACATTTGCTTCTTATATTAAAGAAGGCTATATCGGCAAATTGCGCCGCCTAGAGCTAAAAATGCATTTCCCCCAATGGCCGCGAGCATGGCAGCAAAATAATTGGGTTGGAAGCAGAGAACAAGGCGGATTTGTGCTGGAGGTTGGCGTCCATTGGATTCAGCAAATCCAAAAGATTTTCGGACCCGTTCAATTGGTCCATCGCAACGTTTCCTTTCCGGAAGACGAAAATCTTTCAGAAAACAGCATTCTCGCTGTCCTCGAGCTGGAAGACGGAACACCTGTCTTTATTAACGGAATGAGCCAAACAGCAGGAAAAGAAGTGGTGAAATTTACTGCATATGGCACAGAAGGAACACTCGCGCTGGAGGATTGGTCTGAGCTCTATGGAGCAAAGCAGGGATGCGACTTTGAAAAGCTTGATGAAAGCACACCAGTTTCCTCACTAATGAACGAATTGGTTAATGCTCTTCATCATAAGGAGGCAGATCTGCCAGACTTTTATGATGGGTATCAAGCTCAAGTTGTACTTGAAAGTTTGCGAAACTAA
- the treP gene encoding PTS system trehalose-specific EIIBC component, with protein MSKYTEPAKQLLEHVGGSDNISVVTHCATRMRFVLKEPSKADVKKVEEIGLVKGTFTQAGQFQVIIGNEVSSFYNDFISIAGVSDTSKDDAKQAAKQNMNFLQRMIAHLADIFTPLIPAIVVGGLILGFRNIIGEIKMVDGGTKTLVEVSQFWAGTNDFLWLIGEAIFHFLPVGITWAVTRKMGATQILGIVLGITLVSPQLLNAYAVASTQEIPFWDFGFAHVDKIGYQAQVLPAIFAGLLFSFLELRLRKVIPNAISMIVVPFLALVPTVLIAHTVLGPIGWQIGSFISDVVYSGLTSSLGWLFAAVFGFAYAPLVITGLHHMTNAIDLQLMSEFNGTNLWPMIALSNIAQGSAVLAMIYINRKDEREKQVSIPATISCYLGVTEPAMFGINLKYGFPFLAAMIGSMIAGVISVGSHVMANSIGVGGLPGILSIQPQHMVAFAIAMVVAIVVPFVLTIIFAKANMGKVSLKKFRA; from the coding sequence ATGAGCAAGTATACAGAACCAGCGAAACAGCTCCTTGAACATGTCGGTGGAAGCGATAACATTTCTGTTGTTACTCATTGCGCGACAAGAATGAGATTTGTATTAAAAGAACCATCAAAGGCAGATGTTAAAAAGGTAGAGGAAATCGGCTTAGTTAAAGGTACTTTTACTCAAGCAGGACAATTCCAGGTTATTATCGGAAATGAAGTATCGTCTTTTTATAATGACTTTATTAGCATTGCAGGTGTAAGTGATACGTCAAAGGATGATGCAAAGCAAGCAGCGAAGCAAAATATGAATTTCCTGCAACGAATGATTGCACACTTGGCAGATATCTTTACACCGTTAATTCCAGCAATCGTTGTTGGGGGGTTAATTTTAGGATTCCGAAACATCATCGGTGAAATCAAAATGGTTGATGGTGGTACAAAAACATTGGTGGAAGTATCCCAATTTTGGGCAGGAACAAACGATTTTCTTTGGTTAATTGGCGAAGCGATATTTCACTTCCTCCCAGTTGGTATAACATGGGCAGTTACTCGGAAAATGGGTGCGACGCAAATATTGGGAATTGTACTAGGTATTACACTTGTTTCACCACAGCTGCTTAATGCTTACGCTGTGGCAAGCACACAAGAAATTCCATTCTGGGATTTTGGCTTTGCTCATGTTGACAAGATTGGTTATCAAGCACAAGTGCTACCGGCAATATTTGCAGGACTGCTGTTCTCCTTCTTGGAGCTGCGTTTGCGCAAAGTCATACCTAATGCAATCAGCATGATTGTTGTGCCATTTTTAGCATTAGTTCCGACAGTTCTTATTGCGCATACTGTGTTGGGCCCTATCGGCTGGCAAATAGGTTCATTTATTTCAGATGTTGTTTACTCAGGTTTAACATCTTCATTAGGCTGGCTGTTTGCTGCAGTATTTGGCTTTGCATATGCGCCGCTTGTTATTACAGGCTTGCATCATATGACCAATGCAATTGACTTGCAGCTTATGAGTGAATTTAACGGCACAAACCTGTGGCCAATGATTGCTTTATCAAACATCGCTCAAGGTTCTGCTGTATTGGCAATGATCTATATTAACCGCAAGGATGAAAGAGAAAAGCAAGTCTCTATTCCAGCAACTATCTCTTGTTATTTAGGAGTTACAGAACCGGCAATGTTCGGTATTAACTTGAAATACGGCTTCCCATTCTTAGCAGCTATGATTGGCTCTATGATTGCAGGTGTGATTTCAGTTGGTTCCCATGTTATGGCGAATTCCATTGGTGTCGGCGGACTTCCAGGCATTCTGTCCATCCAGCCGCAGCATATGGTAGCATTTGCAATCGCAATGGTTGTTGCAATCGTCGTTCCATTCGTATTGACTATCATCTTTGCAAAAGCAAATATGGGCAAAGTATCTTTGAAAAAATTCAGAGCATAA
- a CDS encoding energy-coupling factor transporter transmembrane component T, producing MEGNQSYLSHINPSVKLIAHLAVMFLLMMISEPGKTLLIWTAFLFLGMIGGGWTIKYLLKVMPPYFVFFVLTFWMLAAFGKGETEIWQWAWFRITAESASNGLTIATRMLAFVTIGLLFTSTTCIHPFMMSLVHQLKVPPKWAYGFMAGFRCIPLFQKELAHLKEAHRIRGCRHNGSWQTFKRYAVPLLTNAVRKSERMALAMEVRGFTGDRDRSYYKKTIVTKKDYYYASLLVGSTVFILIF from the coding sequence ATGGAGGGCAATCAGTCTTATCTGTCTCATATTAATCCAAGTGTAAAGCTGATAGCCCATCTTGCTGTTATGTTTTTGCTGATGATGATAAGCGAACCAGGTAAAACATTATTAATATGGACGGCATTTTTATTTCTAGGCATGATAGGTGGGGGCTGGACAATCAAGTATTTACTGAAAGTGATGCCTCCTTACTTTGTTTTTTTTGTACTAACCTTTTGGATGCTTGCAGCGTTTGGAAAAGGAGAAACTGAAATATGGCAATGGGCATGGTTTAGAATAACAGCGGAAAGTGCAAGCAATGGCCTTACCATTGCAACGAGAATGCTAGCATTCGTGACTATAGGGTTGCTTTTCACCTCTACCACATGTATCCATCCATTTATGATGAGTCTTGTACATCAGCTTAAAGTTCCGCCAAAATGGGCATACGGATTTATGGCAGGGTTTCGCTGCATACCATTGTTCCAAAAGGAGCTTGCCCACTTAAAGGAAGCGCACCGAATAAGAGGCTGCAGGCATAATGGCAGCTGGCAAACATTTAAAAGATATGCAGTTCCACTCCTTACAAATGCTGTTCGAAAGTCAGAACGAATGGCCCTTGCAATGGAGGTAAGAGGTTTTACAGGTGACAGAGACAGAAGCTATTACAAAAAGACAATCGTTACAAAAAAAGATTATTACTATGCCAGCTTGCTTGTAGGCAGTACAGTTTTCATTTTAATTTTTTAA